The proteins below come from a single Diceros bicornis minor isolate mBicDic1 chromosome 3, mDicBic1.mat.cur, whole genome shotgun sequence genomic window:
- the ARHGEF5 gene encoding rho guanine nucleotide exchange factor 5 isoform X1 translates to MEDEEPQHGASTSTPDIAEFDAIPEALMRSSQTLALGPEAQEGQDPSYKWAEGRRLLETQQRDLSDVNDYATESMISFPKEASADVETNQDNLMAEACDTPERQEAVPQSLADRQADTLAPPELWACPVQGEHLDMVPISSELGSRMEVEFRTELTSLILGTEQAEEKENNSPDTSAQTRFWPSCEDHPAETSRPQDSEIGTVRQGEELQSMGVQEIQGREGLMCPQEAEGLEEQGQEEVGFQGAGSLGEDVWSDGRLGEQEHMGQQVNDTEEEQKQKQEQIQDDVMLAKQGERDGLNGGLGSLNYAEWERRTQCQGDLEQGRQRQREWRGPEESRVDTQYEENQSLVGKSVEVTKKQEDQGLWGTLMPVEAQEEEVGSSKEDPGNWGGDALGGVGGERNPEEGEEHDGPSTVALVAPEVSSPCDLFPDTCYPMTRIPRTQTEPRAEELCPKALSPTLEPIGWSHQPISVPSSFPAGESPDQETSQDSQQEGSELGKGTASSRGTEVASAKTSVTPPRTPDSAPSSPTEVSPSTTALSSASSSVAFPRREPSLAACSPETSRASLSTDNPSPCGASKTPLAAFHGFPSAEATMDPCASSDWASPQSPLANCTGAVQHLRSNSFPGSHRTELIQDLVGLSFSFSHSELPQRPPKPAIYGSVIPRRNRRSGRDCSVFPESSRSLSAPGQDSQEFTSNPERPSSPHSSQPWGSPRNSDLAPGSLACVSSPPPVSIDMRIHEPPPPPPPEKRHVHSSMVERDGRLHAVVPTLKQCSHHPPLAPGSELHGPTKGPIPQVPESLVARQHRPLPSTPDTPHHARTSFPPRLRYNKPLPPTPDSSQPHHSSISSSTSPRVYRPLPPVPIMDSPTEPPPLPPKSRGKSRSTKGGLMNSGVQAKPRPICQEWTVSTPHVAGRTSWPPAMGRSTDSLASTSRSKSEMSPGMAFSNMTALLTPGSPSSPWPLEPQGPTSEPGLSEGSETPARGSLRRTAPQEGANGLRRSDVGRAWQPEKPSHPHLEKASSCPHRRDPGRPQEGSSGQAAVHDEGSNKHKGWNRQGLRRPSILPEGSSDIRGPAVERFPVLSDTIVFREKKPKELMGGFSRRRSKLINSSQLLYQEYSDVVLNKEIQSQQRLDSLAEAPGPASPRQPRKALVSSESYLQRLSMASRGSLWQEIPVVRNSTVLLSMTHQDQKLQEAKFELIVSEASYLRSLHIAVDHFQRSEQLKAILSNQDHQWLFSRLQDVRDVSTMFLSDLEENFENNIFTFQVCDVVLNHAPNFRRVYLPYVTNQTYQERTFQTLLNTNSSFREVLEKLESDPICQRLSLKSFLILPFQRITRLKLLLQNILKRTQPGSSEEAEATKAHHALEELIRDCNNNVQSMRRTEELIYLSQKIEFECKIFPLISQSRWLVKSGELTALEFSASPGLRRKLNTRPIHLHLFNDCLLLSRPREGSRFLVFDHAPFSSIRGEKCEMKLHGPHKNLFRLFLRHNTQGSQAEFLFRTETQSEKLRWISALAMPREELDLLECYASPQVQCLRAYHPRENDELALEKADVVMVTQQSSDGWLEGVRLSDGERGWFPLQQVEFISNPEVRARNLEEAQRVKTAKLQLVEQQT, encoded by the exons ATGGAGGATGAGGAGCCCCAACATGGAGCCTCAACTTCTACCCCTGACATAGCGGAATTCGATGCTATCCCTGAAGCTCTTATGAGAAGCAGCCAAACCCTTGCCTTGGGGCCTGAAGCTCAAGAAGGCCAGGACCCATCCTATAAGTGGGCAGAGGGACGCAGACTCTTGGAGACCCAGCAGAGAGATTTAAGTGATGTGAATGACTATGCAACAGAGAGTATGATTTCTTTCCCCAAGGAAGCCTCTGCAGATGTGGAGACCAACCAGGACAACCTTATGGCTGAGGCTTGTGACACTCCAGAGCGCCAGGAGGCAGTGCCTCAGAGCCTGGCAGACCGACAGGCGGATACACTAGCTCCCCCAGAGCTCTGGGCTTGCCCTGTCCAAGGGGAACATCTAGACATGGTCCCAATATCCAGTGAACTGGGCAGCAGAATGGAGGTGGAATTTAGAACAGAACTCACTTCGTTGATATTGGGAACCGAACaagcagaagagaaggaaaacaattctCCAGACACCTCTGCTCAGACCAGATTTTGGCCTTCCTGTGAAGATCACCCTGCAGAGACCAGCCGGCCACAGGACTCTGAAATTGGAACTGTCAGGCAGGGGGAAGAGCTACAGTCTATGGGGGTGCAGGAAATCCAAGGGAGAGAAGGGCTCATGTgtccccaggaggctgaggggctggaggagcagggacaAGAGGAAGTGGGATTTCAGGGAGCAGGAAGTCTGGGGGAGGATGTTTGGTCTGATGGGCGTTTAGGGGAGCAGGAACACATGGGACAGCAGGTTAATGATACAGAGGAAGAACAGAAGCAAAAACAGGAGCAGATACAAGATGATGTGATGCTTGCCAAACAAGGAGAAAGAGATGGGCTTAATGGGGGATTGGGAAGTCTGAATTATGCTGAGTGGGAGAGGAGGACTCAGTGCCAGGGAGATCTGGAACaggggagacagaggcagagggagtggAGGGGGCCAGAAGAAAGTAGAGTGGACACTCAGTATGAGGAGAATCAAAGCTTAGTGGGGAAATCAGTGGAAGTAACTAAAAAGCAAGAAGACCAGGGTCTATGGGGGACATTGATGCCAGTAGAGgcccaggaggaggaggtgggatcAAGCAAGGAGGACCCAGGGAATTGGGGTGGGGATGCACTAGGGGGAGTGGGAGGAGAAAGGAATCCAGAAGAGGGGGAAGAGCATGATGGTCCTTCCACAGTGGCACTGGTAGCCCCTGAGGTGTCTTCTCCCTGTGACTTGTTTCCGGACACCTGTTATCCCATGACCAGGATTCCCAGGACTCAGACAGAGCCTAGGGCTGAGGAACTATGCCCCAAAGCTCTGTCTCCTACACTGGAGCCAATAGGATGGTCCCACCAGCCCATTTCTGTACCTAGCTCCTTTCCTGCTGGGGAGTCGCCTGACCAAGAAACAAGTCAAGACAGCCAGCAAGAAGGATCCGAGCTGGGGAAGGGGACAGCATCCAGCCGGGGGACTGAGGTGGCCTCTGCCAAGACCTCTGTGACTCCTCCAAGGACACCAGATTCAGCACCTTCCAGTCCTACTGAAGTCTCCCCAAGCACCACTGCCTTATCATCTGCTAGCTCCTCAGTTGCCTTTCCCAGGAGGGAGCCCTCTCTTGCTGCATGTTCACCAGAAACCTCCAGAGCCTCTCTCTCGACTGACAACCCGTCTCCCTGTGGGGCTTCCAAGACTCCGCTGGCTGCCTTCCATGGCTTCCCATCTGCAGAGGCTACCATGGACCCATGTGCCAGCTCCGactgggccagccctcagagCCCCCTAGCCAACTGCACAGGGGCTGTCCAACACCTAAGGAGCAACTCCTTCCCGGGCTCTCACAGGACAGAGCTGATTCAAGACCTGGTGGgactatcattttccttctcccatTCAGAGTTACCCCAGAGGCCCCCCAAACCTGCCATCTATGGCTCTGTGATCCCAAGAAGGAACAGGAGAAGTGGAAGGGACTGCAGCGTCTTTCCAGAATCTTCTAGGTCATTATCCGCTCCAGGGCAGGACTCTCAAGAATTCACCTCAAATCCAGAGAggcccagcagtccccacagcAGCCAGCCATGGGGCTCCCCACGTAATTCAGACTTAGCCCCAGGGTCTCTTGCCTGTGTCTCTTCTCCACCCCCAGTCTCCATAGATATGAGGATCCATGAACCTCCACCCCCGCCTCCTCCAGAGAAGAGGCACGTCCACTCCTCCATGGTGGAGAGAGATGGCCGTCTCCATGCAGTGGTCCCCACACTGAAGCAATGTAGCCATCATCCTCCATTAGCCCCAGGTTCAGAGCTACATGGCCCCACCAAAGGCCCAATTCCCCAAGTTCCTGAATCCCTTGTGGCAAGGCAGCACCGACCTCTGCCCTCTACCCCAGACACTCCCCACCATGCTCGGACCTCTTTCCCCCCAAGGCTGAGATACAACAAGCCATTACCCCCAACTCCTGACTCGTCCCAGCCCCACCACTCTTCCATTTCTTCTTCGACTAGCCCAAGAGTCTACAGGCCTTTACCCCCTGTCCCTATCATGGATTCTCCCACTGAACCACCCCCGTTACCCCCAAAGTCCAGGGGGAAAAGCAGGAGCACCAAGGGAGGACTCATGAATTCAGGGGTTCAAGCCAAGCCAAGGCCTATTTGTCAAGAGTGGACCGTCTCCACTCCTCATGTTGCTGGACGTACTTCCTGGCCCCCAGCCATGGGCAGATCAACAGATTCTTTGGCTTCCACCAGTAGGAGTAAGAGTGAAATGTCCCCTGGCATGGCTTTCAGCAACATGACAGCGCTTCTAACTCCCGGTTCCCCCAGCAGCCCCTGGCCTCTGGAGCCCCAGGGACCCACCTCTGAACCAGGGCTCTCAGAAGGGTCTGAGACCCCTGCCAGAGGATCTTTGAGAAGAACAGCCCCTCAGGAAGGAGCCAATGGCCTGAGGAGGTCAGATGTAGGCCGAGCATGGCAGCCAGAAAAACCTAGCCATCCCCATCTGGAGAAGGCGTCCAGCTGCCCCCACAGGCGGGACCCGGGAAGACCACAGGAAGGCAGCAGTGGACAGGCTGCAGTCCATGATGAGGGGTCAAATAAGCACAAGGGCTGGAACCGGCAAGGCCTACGCAGACCTTCCATCTTGCCCGAGGGCTCTTCAG ATATAAGAGGTCCAGCCGTGGAAAGATTCCCTGTCCTCTCAGACACCATTGTTTTTCG GGAGAAAAAACCAAAGGAGCTGATGGGAGGCTTCTCAAGGCGCCGCTCGAAGCTCATCAACTCCT CTCAGCTGCTGTACCAGGAGTATAGTGATGTGGTTCTGAACAAGGAGATTCAGAGCCAGCAGCGGCTGGACAGCCTGGCAGAGGCACCTGGGCCCGCCTCCCCCCGGCAGCCCCGAAAGGCCCTGGTCTCCTCAGAGTCTTACCTGCAGCGCCTCTCCATGGCCTCCAGAGGCTCCCTCTGGCAGGAAATCCCTGTGGTGCGCAATAGCACCGTGCTGCTCTCCATGACCCATCAAGACCAAAAACTGCAAGAG GCCAAATTTGAGCTGATTGTGTCAGAAGCCTCATACCTGCGCAGTCTGCATATAGCTGTGGATCATTTCCAACGTTCAGAGCAGCTCAAGGCCATTCTTTCCAACCAGGATCACCAATGGCTCTTCTCTCGTTTACAGGATGTGCGTGATGTCAGCACCAT GTTCCTTTCAGACCTGGAGGAGAACTTCGAGAACAACATCTTCACCTTCCAAGTGTGTGATGTAGTCCTGAACCATGCCCCCAACTTCCGCCGGGTCTACTTGCCTTATGTCACCAACCAGACCTACCAGGAACGCACCTTCCAAACACTGCT GAATACCAACAGCAGTTTCCGAGAGGTCCTGGAGAAGCTGGAGAGTGACCCCATCTGCCAACGCCTTTCCCTCAAGTCCTTTCTGATCCTGCCCTTCCAGCGCATCACTCGTCTTAAACTGCTGCTCCAG AACATTCTGAAGAGAACACAGCCTGGCTCTTCAGAGGAAGCTGAGGCCACGAAGGCACACCATGCCCTGGAGGAG CTGATCCGAGACTGCAATAACAACGTCCAGAGCATGCGACGGACCGAGGAGCTGATCTACCTGAGCCAGAAGATTGAGTTTGAGTGCAAA ATATTCCCGCTCATTTCACAGTCTCGCTGGCTGGTGAAGAGTGGAGAGCTGACAGCCCTCGAGTTCAGTGCCTCCCCAGGGCTGCGAAGGAAACTGAACACGCGTCCAATCCACCTGCATCTCTTCAATGACTGTCTGTTGCTGTCTCGGCCCAGAGA GGGTAGCCGATTCCTGGTATTTGACCATGCTCCCTTCTCCTCTATCCGGGGGGAAAAGTGTGAAATGAAGCTACATGGACCTCACAAAAACCTCTTCCGACTCTTCCTGCGGCACAACACCCAGGGCAGCCAGGCTGAGTTCCTCTTCCGCACCGAGACTCA AAGTGAAAAGCTTCGATGGATCTCAGCTTTGGCCATGCCAAGAGAGGAGTTGGACCTTCTAGAGTGTTATG CCTCCCCACAAGTACAGTGCCTTCGAGCCTACCATCCTCGAGAGAATGACGAGTTGGCACTAGAGAAGGCTGACGTGGTGATGGTGACTCAGCAAAGCAGTGATG GCTGGCTGGAGGGCGTGAGACTCTCAGATGGGGAGCGAGGCTGGTTCCCTCTGCAACAAGTGGAGTTCATTTCCAACCCAGAGGTCCGTGCACGGAACCTGGAGGAGGCCCAGCGAGTCAAGACTGCCAAACTACAGCTGGTGGAACAGCAGACCTAG
- the ARHGEF5 gene encoding rho guanine nucleotide exchange factor 5 isoform X3: MEDEEPQHGASTSTPDIAEFDAIPEALMRSSQTLALGPEAQEGQDPSYKWAEGRRLLETQQRDLSDVNDYATESMISFPKEASADVETNQDNLMAEACDTPERQEAVPQSLADRQADTLAPPELWACPVQGEHLDMVPISSELGSRMEVEFRTELTSLILGTEQAEEKENNSPDTSAQTRFWPSCEDHPAETSRPQDSEIGTVRQGEELQSMGVQEIQGREGLMCPQEAEGLEEQGQEEVGFQGAGSLGEDVWSDGRLGEQEHMGQQVNDTEEEQKQKQEQIQDDVMLAKQGERDGLNGGLGSLNYAEWERRTQCQGDLEQGRQRQREWRGPEESRVDTQYEENQSLVGKSVEVTKKQEDQGLWGTLMPVEAQEEEVGSSKEDPGNWGGDALGGVGGERNPEEGEEHDGPSTVALVAPEVSSPCDLFPDTCYPMTRIPRTQTEPRAEELCPKALSPTLEPIGWSHQPISVPSSFPAGESPDQETSQDSQQEGSELGKGTASSRGTEVASAKTSVTPPRTPDSAPSSPTEVSPSTTALSSASSSVAFPRREPSLAACSPETSRASLSTDNPSPCGASKTPLAAFHGFPSAEATMDPCASSDWASPQSPLANCTGAVQHLRSNSFPGSHRTELIQDLVGLSFSFSHSELPQRPPKPAIYGSVIPRRNRRSGRDCSVFPESSRSLSAPGQDSQEFTSNPERPSSPHSSQPWGSPRNSDLAPGSLACVSSPPPVSIDMRIHEPPPPPPPEKRHVHSSMVERDGRLHAVVPTLKQCSHHPPLAPGSELHGPTKGPIPQVPESLVARQHRPLPSTPDTPHHARTSFPPRLRYNKPLPPTPDSSQPHHSSISSSTSPRVYRPLPPVPIMDSPTEPPPLPPKSRGKSRSTKGGLMNSGVQAKPRPICQEWTVSTPHVAGRTSWPPAMGRSTDSLASTSRSKSEMSPGMAFSNMTALLTPGSPSSPWPLEPQGPTSEPGLSEGSETPARGSLRRTAPQEGANGLRRSDVGRAWQPEKPSHPHLEKASSCPHRRDPGRPQEGSSGQAAVHDEGSNKHKGWNRQGLRRPSILPEGSSDIRGPAVERFPVLSDTIVFREKKPKELMGGFSRRRSKLINSSQLLYQEYSDVVLNKEIQSQQRLDSLAEAPGPASPRQPRKALVSSESYLQRLSMASRGSLWQEIPVVRNSTVLLSMTHQDQKLQEAKFELIVSEASYLRSLHIAVDHFQRSEQLKAILSNQDHQWLFSRLQDVRDVSTMFLSDLEENFENNIFTFQVCDVVLNHAPNFRRVYLPYVTNQTYQERTFQTLLNTNSSFREVLEKLESDPICQRLSLKSFLILPFQRITRLKLLLQNILKRTQPGSSEEAEATKAHHALEELIRDCNNNVQSMRRTEELIYLSQKIEFECKIFPLISQSRWLVKSGELTALEFSASPGLRRKLNTRPIHLHLFNDCLLLSRPRESEKLRWISALAMPREELDLLECYASPQVQCLRAYHPRENDELALEKADVVMVTQQSSDGWLEGVRLSDGERGWFPLQQVEFISNPEVRARNLEEAQRVKTAKLQLVEQQT, translated from the exons ATGGAGGATGAGGAGCCCCAACATGGAGCCTCAACTTCTACCCCTGACATAGCGGAATTCGATGCTATCCCTGAAGCTCTTATGAGAAGCAGCCAAACCCTTGCCTTGGGGCCTGAAGCTCAAGAAGGCCAGGACCCATCCTATAAGTGGGCAGAGGGACGCAGACTCTTGGAGACCCAGCAGAGAGATTTAAGTGATGTGAATGACTATGCAACAGAGAGTATGATTTCTTTCCCCAAGGAAGCCTCTGCAGATGTGGAGACCAACCAGGACAACCTTATGGCTGAGGCTTGTGACACTCCAGAGCGCCAGGAGGCAGTGCCTCAGAGCCTGGCAGACCGACAGGCGGATACACTAGCTCCCCCAGAGCTCTGGGCTTGCCCTGTCCAAGGGGAACATCTAGACATGGTCCCAATATCCAGTGAACTGGGCAGCAGAATGGAGGTGGAATTTAGAACAGAACTCACTTCGTTGATATTGGGAACCGAACaagcagaagagaaggaaaacaattctCCAGACACCTCTGCTCAGACCAGATTTTGGCCTTCCTGTGAAGATCACCCTGCAGAGACCAGCCGGCCACAGGACTCTGAAATTGGAACTGTCAGGCAGGGGGAAGAGCTACAGTCTATGGGGGTGCAGGAAATCCAAGGGAGAGAAGGGCTCATGTgtccccaggaggctgaggggctggaggagcagggacaAGAGGAAGTGGGATTTCAGGGAGCAGGAAGTCTGGGGGAGGATGTTTGGTCTGATGGGCGTTTAGGGGAGCAGGAACACATGGGACAGCAGGTTAATGATACAGAGGAAGAACAGAAGCAAAAACAGGAGCAGATACAAGATGATGTGATGCTTGCCAAACAAGGAGAAAGAGATGGGCTTAATGGGGGATTGGGAAGTCTGAATTATGCTGAGTGGGAGAGGAGGACTCAGTGCCAGGGAGATCTGGAACaggggagacagaggcagagggagtggAGGGGGCCAGAAGAAAGTAGAGTGGACACTCAGTATGAGGAGAATCAAAGCTTAGTGGGGAAATCAGTGGAAGTAACTAAAAAGCAAGAAGACCAGGGTCTATGGGGGACATTGATGCCAGTAGAGgcccaggaggaggaggtgggatcAAGCAAGGAGGACCCAGGGAATTGGGGTGGGGATGCACTAGGGGGAGTGGGAGGAGAAAGGAATCCAGAAGAGGGGGAAGAGCATGATGGTCCTTCCACAGTGGCACTGGTAGCCCCTGAGGTGTCTTCTCCCTGTGACTTGTTTCCGGACACCTGTTATCCCATGACCAGGATTCCCAGGACTCAGACAGAGCCTAGGGCTGAGGAACTATGCCCCAAAGCTCTGTCTCCTACACTGGAGCCAATAGGATGGTCCCACCAGCCCATTTCTGTACCTAGCTCCTTTCCTGCTGGGGAGTCGCCTGACCAAGAAACAAGTCAAGACAGCCAGCAAGAAGGATCCGAGCTGGGGAAGGGGACAGCATCCAGCCGGGGGACTGAGGTGGCCTCTGCCAAGACCTCTGTGACTCCTCCAAGGACACCAGATTCAGCACCTTCCAGTCCTACTGAAGTCTCCCCAAGCACCACTGCCTTATCATCTGCTAGCTCCTCAGTTGCCTTTCCCAGGAGGGAGCCCTCTCTTGCTGCATGTTCACCAGAAACCTCCAGAGCCTCTCTCTCGACTGACAACCCGTCTCCCTGTGGGGCTTCCAAGACTCCGCTGGCTGCCTTCCATGGCTTCCCATCTGCAGAGGCTACCATGGACCCATGTGCCAGCTCCGactgggccagccctcagagCCCCCTAGCCAACTGCACAGGGGCTGTCCAACACCTAAGGAGCAACTCCTTCCCGGGCTCTCACAGGACAGAGCTGATTCAAGACCTGGTGGgactatcattttccttctcccatTCAGAGTTACCCCAGAGGCCCCCCAAACCTGCCATCTATGGCTCTGTGATCCCAAGAAGGAACAGGAGAAGTGGAAGGGACTGCAGCGTCTTTCCAGAATCTTCTAGGTCATTATCCGCTCCAGGGCAGGACTCTCAAGAATTCACCTCAAATCCAGAGAggcccagcagtccccacagcAGCCAGCCATGGGGCTCCCCACGTAATTCAGACTTAGCCCCAGGGTCTCTTGCCTGTGTCTCTTCTCCACCCCCAGTCTCCATAGATATGAGGATCCATGAACCTCCACCCCCGCCTCCTCCAGAGAAGAGGCACGTCCACTCCTCCATGGTGGAGAGAGATGGCCGTCTCCATGCAGTGGTCCCCACACTGAAGCAATGTAGCCATCATCCTCCATTAGCCCCAGGTTCAGAGCTACATGGCCCCACCAAAGGCCCAATTCCCCAAGTTCCTGAATCCCTTGTGGCAAGGCAGCACCGACCTCTGCCCTCTACCCCAGACACTCCCCACCATGCTCGGACCTCTTTCCCCCCAAGGCTGAGATACAACAAGCCATTACCCCCAACTCCTGACTCGTCCCAGCCCCACCACTCTTCCATTTCTTCTTCGACTAGCCCAAGAGTCTACAGGCCTTTACCCCCTGTCCCTATCATGGATTCTCCCACTGAACCACCCCCGTTACCCCCAAAGTCCAGGGGGAAAAGCAGGAGCACCAAGGGAGGACTCATGAATTCAGGGGTTCAAGCCAAGCCAAGGCCTATTTGTCAAGAGTGGACCGTCTCCACTCCTCATGTTGCTGGACGTACTTCCTGGCCCCCAGCCATGGGCAGATCAACAGATTCTTTGGCTTCCACCAGTAGGAGTAAGAGTGAAATGTCCCCTGGCATGGCTTTCAGCAACATGACAGCGCTTCTAACTCCCGGTTCCCCCAGCAGCCCCTGGCCTCTGGAGCCCCAGGGACCCACCTCTGAACCAGGGCTCTCAGAAGGGTCTGAGACCCCTGCCAGAGGATCTTTGAGAAGAACAGCCCCTCAGGAAGGAGCCAATGGCCTGAGGAGGTCAGATGTAGGCCGAGCATGGCAGCCAGAAAAACCTAGCCATCCCCATCTGGAGAAGGCGTCCAGCTGCCCCCACAGGCGGGACCCGGGAAGACCACAGGAAGGCAGCAGTGGACAGGCTGCAGTCCATGATGAGGGGTCAAATAAGCACAAGGGCTGGAACCGGCAAGGCCTACGCAGACCTTCCATCTTGCCCGAGGGCTCTTCAG ATATAAGAGGTCCAGCCGTGGAAAGATTCCCTGTCCTCTCAGACACCATTGTTTTTCG GGAGAAAAAACCAAAGGAGCTGATGGGAGGCTTCTCAAGGCGCCGCTCGAAGCTCATCAACTCCT CTCAGCTGCTGTACCAGGAGTATAGTGATGTGGTTCTGAACAAGGAGATTCAGAGCCAGCAGCGGCTGGACAGCCTGGCAGAGGCACCTGGGCCCGCCTCCCCCCGGCAGCCCCGAAAGGCCCTGGTCTCCTCAGAGTCTTACCTGCAGCGCCTCTCCATGGCCTCCAGAGGCTCCCTCTGGCAGGAAATCCCTGTGGTGCGCAATAGCACCGTGCTGCTCTCCATGACCCATCAAGACCAAAAACTGCAAGAG GCCAAATTTGAGCTGATTGTGTCAGAAGCCTCATACCTGCGCAGTCTGCATATAGCTGTGGATCATTTCCAACGTTCAGAGCAGCTCAAGGCCATTCTTTCCAACCAGGATCACCAATGGCTCTTCTCTCGTTTACAGGATGTGCGTGATGTCAGCACCAT GTTCCTTTCAGACCTGGAGGAGAACTTCGAGAACAACATCTTCACCTTCCAAGTGTGTGATGTAGTCCTGAACCATGCCCCCAACTTCCGCCGGGTCTACTTGCCTTATGTCACCAACCAGACCTACCAGGAACGCACCTTCCAAACACTGCT GAATACCAACAGCAGTTTCCGAGAGGTCCTGGAGAAGCTGGAGAGTGACCCCATCTGCCAACGCCTTTCCCTCAAGTCCTTTCTGATCCTGCCCTTCCAGCGCATCACTCGTCTTAAACTGCTGCTCCAG AACATTCTGAAGAGAACACAGCCTGGCTCTTCAGAGGAAGCTGAGGCCACGAAGGCACACCATGCCCTGGAGGAG CTGATCCGAGACTGCAATAACAACGTCCAGAGCATGCGACGGACCGAGGAGCTGATCTACCTGAGCCAGAAGATTGAGTTTGAGTGCAAA ATATTCCCGCTCATTTCACAGTCTCGCTGGCTGGTGAAGAGTGGAGAGCTGACAGCCCTCGAGTTCAGTGCCTCCCCAGGGCTGCGAAGGAAACTGAACACGCGTCCAATCCACCTGCATCTCTTCAATGACTGTCTGTTGCTGTCTCGGCCCAGAGA AAGTGAAAAGCTTCGATGGATCTCAGCTTTGGCCATGCCAAGAGAGGAGTTGGACCTTCTAGAGTGTTATG CCTCCCCACAAGTACAGTGCCTTCGAGCCTACCATCCTCGAGAGAATGACGAGTTGGCACTAGAGAAGGCTGACGTGGTGATGGTGACTCAGCAAAGCAGTGATG GCTGGCTGGAGGGCGTGAGACTCTCAGATGGGGAGCGAGGCTGGTTCCCTCTGCAACAAGTGGAGTTCATTTCCAACCCAGAGGTCCGTGCACGGAACCTGGAGGAGGCCCAGCGAGTCAAGACTGCCAAACTACAGCTGGTGGAACAGCAGACCTAG